A window from Hydrogenobacter hydrogenophilus encodes these proteins:
- a CDS encoding efflux RND transporter periplasmic adaptor subunit produces the protein MILLFFLVLPLMAFSQTIRVSPELEQKLGIKLMTVKLERVQEEIKLPSKVSEYSAFSAEVYPPVSGIVKKLFVKEGDRVRKGSPLALVYSPHIADLQAQIRMARVKLKTAKDTLTREEMLYKEEVIPYARYYSAKIEYERAKGEYEALLASLRSFGEVVGDSLMIRSPISGYVVEQKVLTGSGVDPSKEMFKIHSHEKLWVYAYATPESAIRIKKGMKGYVLWQGHKIPGVVDYVSHEVDQNTKRVPVRLLVNNLGGLLRPGLMTETVIVLGSTVGVWLPAEAVQRIGDADVVFVKAPAEFEVRKVRTIREEAGKVLVDGLKEGDRVAVSGIIFLKSQVTK, from the coding sequence ATGATACTCCTATTTTTTCTTGTTTTACCCTTGATGGCGTTCTCCCAGACCATAAGGGTTAGCCCAGAGCTTGAGCAAAAATTGGGTATAAAGCTCATGACTGTAAAGCTTGAGAGGGTGCAAGAGGAGATAAAGCTTCCTTCAAAGGTTAGTGAGTATTCGGCTTTTTCAGCGGAGGTCTATCCACCTGTGAGCGGTATAGTAAAAAAGCTCTTTGTCAAAGAAGGGGACAGAGTTAGAAAAGGCTCTCCTCTTGCTCTTGTATACTCTCCCCACATTGCGGACCTACAGGCACAGATAAGGATGGCAAGGGTAAAACTAAAGACAGCAAAAGACACACTCACAAGGGAAGAGATGCTCTACAAGGAGGAGGTCATACCCTACGCACGGTACTACTCTGCAAAGATAGAGTACGAAAGAGCGAAGGGTGAGTATGAGGCGCTCCTTGCATCTCTTAGGTCCTTTGGTGAAGTGGTGGGCGACTCGCTCATGATAAGGTCTCCCATAAGTGGTTATGTGGTGGAACAGAAGGTGCTCACAGGAAGCGGTGTTGACCCTTCTAAGGAGATGTTCAAGATCCACTCCCACGAAAAGCTCTGGGTATATGCTTATGCTACCCCAGAGTCTGCCATAAGAATAAAAAAAGGCATGAAGGGTTATGTGCTCTGGCAGGGACACAAGATTCCGGGTGTAGTGGATTATGTATCCCACGAGGTGGACCAAAACACTAAGAGAGTTCCCGTTAGGCTTTTGGTGAATAACTTAGGTGGCCTTCTGAGACCTGGGCTTATGACGGAAACGGTTATTGTGCTTGGAAGCACTGTGGGTGTGTGGCTTCCTGCGGAGGCGGTCCAGAGGATTGGAGATGCGGATGTGGTGTTTGTGAAAGCACCAGCAGAGTTTGAGGTCAGGAAGGTAAGAACGATAAGAGAGGAGGCAGGCAAAGTGCTTGTAGATGGCCTCAAAGAAGGCGACAGAGTTGCAGTGAGCGGTATTATCTTCCTCAAGTCTCAGGTGACAAAATGA
- a CDS encoding DUF2231 domain-containing protein — MDLIKLHPPLVHFAIAFPLMTLIMDLYYRFKKNSPNGLHALLTYLSVISVLMATVSGILAHEPIEDKLASVPVFPFHQSLGLFLALWFLAIGAVRFLMDRGPGSLRNIYTVLLVLGVLLLFVQGRWGGIIVYDYLLKKGL, encoded by the coding sequence ATGGATCTTATAAAACTTCACCCACCTTTGGTGCATTTTGCCATAGCCTTTCCCCTTATGACCCTAATAATGGACCTTTACTACAGGTTTAAGAAAAATTCCCCCAATGGTCTTCATGCGCTTCTTACTTACCTGAGTGTGATATCAGTGCTGATGGCTACCGTATCTGGCATATTGGCTCATGAACCTATAGAGGACAAACTCGCAAGTGTGCCTGTGTTTCCTTTTCATCAGTCTCTTGGGCTTTTTCTTGCTTTGTGGTTTTTGGCTATTGGCGCTGTGAGGTTTTTGATGGATAGGGGTCCTGGCTCTCTCAGGAACATTTACACCGTGCTCCTTGTGCTGGGTGTCTTGCTTCTTTTTGTGCAGGGCAGGTGGGGTGGCATAATTGTTTATGATTACCTACTGAAAAAAGGATTATGA
- a CDS encoding efflux RND transporter permease subunit — protein MTKILSYRLLVLVLLLLSVGVGLWSFLKLPIDTFPDPTPVQVVIYTETPGLSAEETEVLVTRPIEAVLSGIKDVETVRSVSLPGLSYVTAFFKDGTDVYFARNLVAQKLPEAQAQIPSGYVPRMGPNTSGLGNVLFYALEDTKGNYSLEDLKTLQMWKVKPLIKAVDGVEEVSQWGPERAYVIKVNQDAMVLYGITWQDIINSLEEYNQIAGGGFLITPQGDVVVRGLGRIRSIQDIENIPVKKSEGISVSLGQIAQVVPSELPNRRGAFTLNGKEVQGNIVLKRINTNTMELVQDLRKKLQEVQKILPDGVKVDILYDQAYLTKKALSTVEKALVEGIVLVSIAISLYLWNIRTALLVVLSVPLTILYTFIFMKQAGISGNLMSLGGLAIGVGLFADATVVVVENIYKHLSERKDGHKVSIIADSVREVMRPVVFAIGIIITVFLPIFSLQSVEGKYYKPLATTIIFALLSSLVVAFLFMPVLSYYLLKPGKEETYLFRKIREGYIKLLERAFKIRWVLIGTTLVGFVISAFLVSRTGTEFAPELEEGALLVKSFLDPNISLEESKRVARLVESTALEYPEVVRAFSNIGRAEVGEPEDVSYIETFIILKPISEWKSFKSREEFVNLLREKLKDVPGVEFSFTQPIQMRIDELLSGVKSTVAIKVFGDDLEKINQIASQIEQVVKSTKGAVDVETEAQSGKLQLRIIPKPEELKRYQLTTSDLMNLISYALGGKEVGYLQQDTILFPIVLSLKDRNLESLKNLPLLLKDGSIVILSQVADLEIGQGFQKIRRENGMRFALVQSNLSGRDLGSFVKELKGRISKEIKLPPGYFVAFGGQFENQERAMKRLSVVVPLSVLLIFLLLYLNYNSFRDALIVLLNVPFAVIGGVFALHLSGYNLSVPATIGFIAVFGIATLNGVVLISYIRSLLENGYSLRDAVLTGASRRLRPILITATASSLGLLPMLFTKDIGSEIQKPLAVVVIGGIFTSTLLTLLILPLVYEKYGKITPNK, from the coding sequence ATGACAAAAATCCTTAGCTACAGGCTACTCGTGCTTGTTCTTCTGCTTTTGAGTGTGGGGGTGGGACTTTGGAGCTTTTTAAAGCTTCCCATAGACACCTTCCCAGACCCAACACCTGTGCAGGTGGTCATATACACAGAGACACCGGGGCTTTCTGCGGAAGAGACAGAAGTCTTAGTGACACGTCCCATAGAAGCGGTGCTTTCGGGTATAAAGGATGTGGAAACGGTTAGGTCTGTGAGCCTGCCGGGTCTCTCTTATGTGACCGCCTTTTTCAAAGATGGTACAGATGTGTATTTTGCCAGAAACTTGGTAGCTCAAAAGCTTCCAGAAGCTCAGGCACAGATTCCCTCAGGGTATGTGCCAAGGATGGGACCAAACACCTCTGGTTTGGGAAATGTGCTCTTTTATGCTTTGGAAGACACAAAAGGCAACTACTCCCTTGAGGACCTAAAAACCCTGCAGATGTGGAAAGTAAAACCCCTCATAAAAGCTGTGGATGGAGTGGAGGAGGTCTCCCAATGGGGACCAGAGCGCGCCTATGTGATCAAGGTAAATCAGGATGCTATGGTGCTCTACGGCATCACTTGGCAGGACATCATAAACTCTTTGGAGGAGTACAATCAGATAGCGGGAGGTGGGTTTTTGATTACTCCTCAGGGTGATGTGGTGGTAAGAGGCTTAGGTAGAATAAGGAGTATACAGGACATAGAGAACATACCTGTGAAAAAGTCAGAGGGTATCTCTGTGAGCCTTGGACAGATAGCGCAAGTTGTACCCTCGGAACTTCCCAACAGAAGAGGAGCCTTTACCCTGAACGGTAAAGAGGTGCAAGGAAACATCGTACTCAAGCGTATAAACACTAACACCATGGAGCTGGTGCAGGACCTAAGAAAGAAGCTTCAGGAAGTGCAGAAAATACTACCTGACGGTGTCAAAGTGGACATACTCTATGACCAAGCTTACCTCACTAAGAAGGCTCTTTCAACGGTAGAGAAAGCCTTAGTGGAGGGTATAGTGCTTGTATCCATAGCCATAAGCCTTTACCTTTGGAACATAAGGACCGCCCTTTTGGTGGTGCTTTCTGTGCCTCTTACCATTCTATACACTTTCATATTCATGAAGCAAGCAGGCATCTCCGGAAACCTCATGTCTTTGGGAGGGCTTGCCATAGGTGTGGGTTTGTTTGCGGACGCTACTGTGGTGGTAGTGGAAAATATATACAAGCACCTCTCCGAAAGAAAAGATGGACACAAGGTATCCATCATAGCGGACTCTGTGAGGGAGGTGATGCGCCCGGTGGTGTTTGCCATAGGCATCATAATAACCGTCTTTCTGCCCATATTTAGCCTTCAGTCCGTTGAAGGCAAGTACTACAAACCCTTAGCCACCACCATCATCTTTGCCCTGCTTTCTTCTCTTGTGGTAGCCTTTCTCTTTATGCCTGTGCTGTCTTACTACCTTCTCAAGCCGGGTAAAGAAGAGACATATCTTTTTAGGAAGATAAGGGAAGGGTATATAAAGCTTCTTGAAAGAGCGTTCAAGATAAGGTGGGTGCTTATAGGCACGACGCTTGTGGGATTTGTCATCTCTGCCTTTTTGGTGTCAAGGACAGGTACTGAGTTTGCGCCAGAGCTTGAGGAGGGTGCCCTGCTGGTAAAGTCCTTTTTGGACCCCAACATATCCTTAGAAGAATCCAAGAGGGTGGCAAGGCTTGTGGAGAGCACAGCCCTTGAGTATCCAGAGGTAGTAAGAGCCTTTTCTAACATAGGCAGAGCGGAGGTAGGAGAGCCAGAAGATGTGAGCTACATAGAGACCTTCATTATCCTAAAGCCCATCTCCGAGTGGAAGAGCTTCAAAAGCAGGGAAGAGTTTGTGAACCTTCTAAGAGAGAAGCTCAAGGATGTACCGGGTGTGGAGTTTAGCTTTACACAGCCCATACAGATGAGGATAGATGAGCTCCTTTCAGGAGTAAAATCCACTGTAGCCATAAAGGTCTTTGGGGATGACCTTGAGAAGATAAATCAGATAGCCAGCCAGATAGAACAGGTGGTCAAGTCCACAAAAGGAGCAGTGGATGTAGAGACAGAAGCCCAGTCTGGTAAGCTCCAGCTCAGAATCATCCCAAAGCCCGAAGAGTTAAAGAGATACCAGCTTACCACCTCAGACCTCATGAACTTAATATCCTACGCCCTTGGTGGAAAGGAGGTAGGCTACCTACAGCAGGACACTATCCTCTTCCCTATCGTCCTCTCCCTAAAGGACAGGAACTTAGAGAGCCTAAAGAACCTTCCCCTGCTTCTCAAAGATGGTAGCATAGTGATCCTCTCTCAGGTGGCGGACTTGGAGATAGGTCAAGGTTTTCAGAAGATAAGGCGTGAAAACGGTATGAGATTTGCCTTAGTGCAGTCTAACCTTTCGGGTAGAGATTTGGGTAGTTTTGTGAAGGAACTAAAGGGCAGGATATCAAAAGAGATAAAGCTACCTCCTGGCTACTTTGTAGCTTTTGGCGGACAGTTTGAAAACCAAGAGAGAGCCATGAAGAGGCTCTCAGTGGTGGTGCCCCTTTCTGTGCTTCTTATCTTCCTGCTTTTGTACCTAAACTACAACTCCTTCAGAGATGCTCTTATAGTGCTTCTTAATGTGCCTTTTGCGGTGATAGGGGGTGTGTTTGCCCTGCACCTTTCGGGATATAACCTTTCTGTGCCCGCAACCATCGGCTTTATAGCTGTTTTTGGTATAGCTACGCTAAACGGTGTGGTGCTAATATCTTACATAAGGTCTCTCTTAGAAAACGGATACAGCCTGAGAGACGCAGTGCTAACAGGTGCCAGCAGAAGACTAAGACCCATACTTATTACCGCAACTGCCTCTTCTTTAGGTCTTCTACCCATGCTATTTACAAAGGACATAGGCTCCGAGATACAAAAACCCTTGGCAGTGGTAGTTATAGGTGGTATATTCACTTCCACCCTGCTCACCCTTTTGATCCTCCCCTTAGTTTACGAAAAGTATGGTAAAATTACACCAAATAAATGA
- a CDS encoding TolC family protein — protein MILLLLLVVGLSCGMDLKTAIEKAILSYPSIRALEEELKGFEGKSLTYKSYLNPTLGVEVGNFGTSKDGVSSNPIYRVSYSQPLLIYPIGKLSKEVVRYETEAFKERISQERNTLRGEVYSAFYSVLYKKELLNIAQENYRISQDLYKFTKKLFELGEITKLELFRVERELDLAKTELELANTDLKNALQRLSFLVGEEVRNVEGKLQDLPPMKEINPENLPQVRQYEYMIKSTKAGIDLEKTLAKPQVSVEAIGEKVSQNEYGARVALSATLPVFYRREGEIIQLSAKVRSLESYRSLELKRSRSEYERLLSRYEALKREVNNVENFMIPKVKEELSLALKSYRLRTITSLELSDTKRRYLQLLRYRADLLMQAHEEYARYLSLGGEL, from the coding sequence ATGATTCTATTACTACTTTTGGTGGTAGGGCTCTCTTGTGGTATGGATCTTAAAACCGCAATAGAGAAGGCGATCTTATCTTATCCTTCCATAAGAGCTCTGGAGGAGGAACTAAAGGGTTTTGAGGGAAAGTCCTTAACCTACAAGAGCTACCTAAACCCTACGTTGGGTGTTGAGGTAGGCAACTTTGGCACTTCCAAAGATGGAGTTAGCTCCAATCCCATCTATAGGGTCTCTTATTCTCAACCTCTGCTTATATATCCCATTGGAAAACTAAGCAAAGAGGTAGTCAGGTACGAGACGGAAGCCTTCAAAGAGCGCATATCCCAAGAGAGAAATACCTTGAGGGGAGAGGTTTATAGTGCCTTTTACTCTGTGCTTTACAAAAAGGAGCTTTTGAACATTGCCCAAGAGAACTACCGCATAAGCCAGGACCTATACAAATTCACTAAAAAGCTCTTTGAGCTTGGAGAGATCACAAAGCTGGAGCTTTTCAGAGTAGAAAGGGAGCTGGACCTTGCAAAGACGGAGTTAGAGCTTGCCAACACAGACCTAAAGAATGCCTTGCAGAGGCTGTCCTTCTTGGTGGGTGAGGAAGTAAGAAATGTGGAAGGAAAACTGCAGGACCTACCCCCAATGAAGGAGATAAACCCAGAAAACCTACCACAGGTCAGGCAGTATGAATACATGATAAAAAGTACAAAAGCAGGCATAGACTTAGAGAAGACCCTTGCCAAACCGCAGGTGAGCGTAGAAGCCATAGGAGAGAAAGTCTCTCAGAACGAGTACGGCGCGAGAGTAGCTCTTTCTGCAACTCTTCCTGTCTTTTACAGGCGGGAAGGCGAGATAATACAGCTATCTGCCAAGGTGAGGAGTTTGGAGAGCTACAGAAGTCTTGAGTTAAAGAGATCAAGGAGTGAGTATGAGAGGCTTTTAAGCAGATACGAAGCACTAAAGAGAGAGGTAAATAACGTGGAGAACTTTATGATCCCAAAGGTAAAAGAGGAGCTCAGCCTTGCACTAAAGAGCTACAGGCTCAGGACCATCACATCCCTTGAGCTCTCAGACACAAAGAGGAGATACCTTCAGCTTTTGAGATACAGAGCAGACCTTCTTATGCAAGCGCATGAAGAGTATGCCAGATACCTCTCCCTTGGGGGTGAGTTATGA
- the purE gene encoding 5-(carboxyamino)imidazole ribonucleotide mutase, whose protein sequence is MKVAIIMGSISDWEHLKDAYQVLKEFGVECEVKVVSAHRTPELMYEFAKTAKDRGIEVIIAGAGGSAHLPGMTASLTTLPVIGVPVPSKHLSGIDSLYSIVQMPPGVPVATVGIGNATNAGLLALRILALKYDVIAQKLQEYRNILQEKVEKMNQELNFKL, encoded by the coding sequence ATGAAAGTTGCCATCATAATGGGTAGCATTTCCGACTGGGAGCACTTAAAGGATGCATACCAAGTGTTAAAAGAGTTTGGTGTTGAGTGTGAGGTAAAAGTGGTATCCGCACACAGAACGCCAGAGCTTATGTACGAGTTTGCCAAGACTGCCAAAGACAGGGGTATAGAGGTAATCATAGCAGGAGCGGGTGGGTCCGCACACCTTCCGGGCATGACAGCATCTCTTACTACACTGCCAGTAATAGGAGTGCCTGTGCCCTCAAAACATTTATCTGGCATAGACTCTCTATATTCCATAGTGCAGATGCCACCGGGTGTTCCTGTTGCCACTGTAGGTATAGGAAACGCTACGAACGCAGGACTTTTAGCCCTAAGAATATTAGCCCTAAAGTATGACGTAATAGCCCAAAAACTCCAAGAGTACAGAAATATCCTTCAGGAAAAGGTAGAAAAGATGAACCAAGAGCTAAATTTTAAGTTATGA